TGGAGAGGATGTGATATGGAATTTTTATGACACTGGCAGTCCTTTGGGTTGTCTTGCTGGCGCGTGCACATCCGTGGTGGGGGCTACGCGTTAGTTTACAATAGCAGGTACTTAGGCTTACAGCGAACCAAGCTGGCATTTGATAGTAGATTTTCATCTGTGACTATCTAGTGTAGGTTAGTGTCCCGGCGCGATCTGGATTTCTGCCTCGATATTAGGCGGCCACATGAGGTTCATGTAATATATCAATTAATTCAACTTGCGAGACGCATGATTGTTTGGTTGGTGGTGCTGGATTGATTGAGTTGGTATATCATGAGCGTTGCCATGAGGCACGTATTCATGAGTGGGTGTTGTGTTGATTGAAAGCTAAGTAATTAAGATTTTTCAAATTGAGCTAACGTGATTGACACCAACCTTCCTCCTTGTGGGTCGGATAAATCCTGATCCGTCAACCCGGATAGCCGCCAAATTTGGCTTATCCATTGAGGTGGGTCTCGGGTGGATACCGAAATTACGAAACTGAAGCAGGCGGCTGCCTCAGTATCACTGCCTCGCTCTAGTAACTTCTGACCTGTACCGTCTCCATTACCTTACCTACTGGGCATTtagcaaaagaaaaagaaaaaaaagagagagacTTCTTATcaaagccatcaacaactcGACATCAAAGATATCACAACTCATAATGTCAGATCCTCTCAGCGTCACCGCCATCCTCGATGGCATGGCAGACGCTCTCCCTGCACATCCCCCCAGTGATGACTCATCGGATCTCGCATCGCCCTATGAAGTCATCGCTCTCCTTATCTATGCCTACTTGGTCGCCCTTGGCTTCAAGCTTCAAGGCTTcgacaaggacaagaaacTGCGTAAGTATCCCTTCCATGCCCATCATGTCTTAGCTGACACcaaagcagcagctgaaTGCGAATCGCTGGCTCCTCGCCTACCGCCACAATGGAACTCAGGCTTCGGTTCTTGCAGCATTTTATACTCGCATAAACAGTCGGCCATGGCTTTCAGCATCCGTGTCAATCCCATAGGTCAAAGGATCGAGATTCAGGGACAAGCGGTTGGAGATAACAACATTTGTCGTTTTGAGCGACCTATTGGCGAAGTCGTGAAATCTGAGAAACTCCTTGTTCATTTTACGATCAAGGACCATGAGGAAAATCGAAGTAATATTGCTGAAAAGCTTCAGGGTGTCTTTACCTCTAAGCAAGCCATCGCTGGCATGTTTCCCCTTCTCCATGCTTTCTTCTAATACCTTATGCTAATCACCCTTGACAGATATGCTTCATGATCTTAAAGTCAACATTATCCAGAAATTAATTCCCAACCTTCAAAGCGAAGGCAGTGTCGAGaccgttgaagaagccaatgCACGCTTCGGGCACCGCGCCCAAGAAGTCGCTGGGCCCAAACCAGCCTTTCCGTCGTTATCCCATGCCAAACCTCGATTTGCTTCCGCCTCCTGAGATTCCGCCTCCCGAGATGGCCCGTCCTCGACCTCAACCAGTGGGAGACTTTACCCCTCCAGGCTTTGAGGATGAGTACGAAGTGAACCGGCCTCCACGAAGCGGCCTTCAAATGCCTGGTAGATCGCCTTACAATATCGGCCACGATGATTTGAATCCGCCCGGTCTGGGCACCCATGATCCTCTTCGCGGTTCGTTCACCGGTGGAGTGTTACCTCGACCCGGCGGTGGCTCGGGTATGCATCCCACCTTTGATGACCCATTGTTTGGAGGTCAAGGAGGCGATGGATCATCCGGCTTCGACCCTCAGGCACCACCTGGAGCGCGATGGGATCTTACTGGCCCTGGCGGCGGAAGAGGAAACAATCCATTTGGCGGAGACATCATTTAAGTGTAGTGGTATATCCCTCAGCGAGCTTCCTGATAtgaacaagaaggaggtgCACATCGAGTTTACTGAGCCACAGATACTGGTCATCCTTGGAAAGTCCGAGCGAAGCTATACCTCAGGGAACCATTCTGCAGGTCTTATTGAAGGCCCATCGATGCATGGAGCTATTaaagatgatggcgatgacCACAACAAATCGCAGCCTCAACGGCCAGAAAAGAGCGACAAACATGACGATAAGACGAAGTATTGGTTTGCTGAGCGCAGCGTCCGCGAGTTCTCCCGCACCTTTAGCTTCCTGTCCTATGTGGACCAGGATAGTGTCAGCGTTAGCTTTCAGGCCAGGTTCCTGAGTATCATTGTTCCTAAGATCAGAAGCATGAGTCCCGTTGCGTCCATGTTGACTGCACGAATGTACGACGGCAATAAATACGGCGTCGTGGTTGAGCCTTCACCGATTGCATCTTAAGCTATCATTCTCACCTTTCTTGGAGGTTTCTTTTGGATATTTGCGACATGATTCAGTCCCCATTTTCCATGATTTACTTAAAATGCATGCTCTCTGCAACTTTCATAGTAAAATCTACAAGATAGTCTTGTTCAAAACCGGCTCCAGTCCTTTCAAGAATGTCTTGTGCGATCCTTCGACTGATTGAGTGCTTTTTACTGTCCGAGTAGTGCTGTGGTGATCTTgccagatgatgatgttgtggTTGTAGAATTGTAAGGAAGTTGTGAAACGCTTGGCAAAGTTAGCCGGGGCTGATCATGCTATATGCGTAGCATAGTAATAAGACTACCGTATGTTGTTGTCTCACGAGTTACCTCGCTGCAAGGCCTGCCCCTTGAGGCGCCTTTCGACCGTCAGAGTCTCTATAACCACACGCCCACGGAAGGTTTATACGCCTGCGTTTACTGCGTACTGCGTTTGTGGCTAACTATAAGGTAGGGATGAAGATGCGCCTTGCCGACCAACAACGCCGTCAGGCTCAACAGCTGACCAATCCGCCGTATCCACCACGCTATATTGACTAAACGAGATGTTGCTATAAGCTACAGGGAAAGGGGAGGTTTGATAGACGGTATATAGTTAGATTGGGTCTCTCAGGAAGCGTGAGAGGGAACAAACTCCCTTACTGCAGGTTTGGAGCGGCTTAACAGCTGGTTACCTGCCACAAGAGAAGGGGGTTCTAAAGGGTTCCTCCCAGGACACTTGAATTGCAGATAACGTCATGCGATATTTACCCTGAGGGCTGGATATTCAGCCGTTAAGTCTCTTGCCTTGGCAACTTAACGGTTGTTCGAAGTATTTTATTGCTAATCTTAGTTTTTATGTTGTGAGTCGCGATTTAAGTGAGACATATGGAAATGCATTACTCGGATCTGCTATCTCTATTCTTTTCCTTATCCCTTGTTTCAGCGGAGAATGGGCATCTCAGCTATTGAATTTGAAACCGAAACGGGAGACTGCGCGTGAATAGAGAGTATTCAATACTAGCAATCAAGATCATAACAGAATAACATAAAATAACCTTATATTGACATACCATGTTTCAGCTGCTGAGGATATGATTGCTAAAATCATACAGAGTCAAGGGAGAGTTGCATAGAAAAGAGTCAGGCGAGAAGCATATGGAATCAGATTCACAACCCCAAAGTATGGTCCACGTTTCATATCCAGTCGCACGAATCTAGTGGTAATATGTGACAGTTCCCCTACTTGTAGTAAATTTTCAGGTGGCCTGACTACGCAAGAAAGTCCTCAAAGTAAGGATGGTTGCAGGCCTGTTTAGCCGAAATGCGTCTAGCCGGATTGTAGATCAGCGTCATATCGAGAAGTTCGAGGCCTGCTTTGTTGAGGTTATTGCAGAGGGCCTGGTCGTAGTTACGTTGCCACTTAGGAAATGAGGACTTGAAATCCCGGTACGAGGTAACTCCAGGCCATACGTCTTCCGTAGGAGTGCCCAATTTGCTAGAGCATCAAATTCAGACCTCTCACCCACAGCATATGCGAGGGCTATAAACTTACCGGAAGATTTTAAagatctcatcaatctcagAGTCACCAGGAAACAGCGGCTTTCGAGTGCACATCTCTGCAAATATACAGCCGACAGACCACATATCAACACCCGTCGAGTATTGTTTTTCGCCCAGTAGAAGTTCAGGTGCTCGGTACCAGAGCGTCACGACATCGTGAGTATATGGGCGCAGAGGCACACCAAACGCTCGTGCCAGCCCAAAATCGGCTAACTTGAGATTTCCTTCCTTGTCGATGAGGAGATTAGCGGGCTTCAGATCTCGGTGCAAGATACGGTGGGAGTGACAGTATTTAACGCCAGCACAAAGTTGGTACATGAATTTTCTGACCACCGTGTCGTTCATGCCTAATTGCATGAGATATGCCGATGATCCCTCCGGAAGCACCTTGCCTCGTCCACCGTCACTGGCCGGTAAGGTCTCCATGTACCTTTTCAGGTCGATATCAAGGAATTCGAAAACGAGGTAAAGCTTGTGGTAATCGGCGTGAACGATGTTCAGAAGACGCAAGATGTTAGGGTGCTGCAATTCCTTGAGGAGAGAAATCTCCCGGATGGAAGTGCTCGGTACACCCTCGCCCTCGGCTTCGAGACGGATTTTTTTCAATGCGACAATTCGTCCCCCATTGGCAAGATCACGAGCCTTGTAAATAGCACCGCAGGCACCTGGTAGATTTAATTAGTCCGGCAATTAAGTAGGAATATATTAGAAAATACGATGGCTGCATAAATGGTGGCCAGGGCCGCAGCGCTAGGGGTCAGTCGTACCTTGGCCAATCTTCTCTAACTTCTGGTAATTATCCATACTGCGCGGGCTTGTGGGCGAGAGTGTTGAGATCAGGGGGAATAATTGTATGAATGAGATTGCGAACTGTATCACTGTATAAGAGGATCAGCTTTTGGAGGCTACTGAAAACGATTTTATCGCACGTCATTATTCCCTATCAGGTTGTAAGGTAGGATTTGATTAGCCAAGGGAAGGCTCTGGAGAGGAAATGGAGACGAGGAGGATAAATGATAGGGAAAAACGGAGAGAatgagagatgagagatgagAGGTTTTTGCTGGTCAATAAACGGTTGCTGCCATTTGCGGGGCCGGTGATGGCTGCGGGCCATGACCTCAAGGTTTCAGAGTTCGGTGGAAGTTGGGTGCTGTCTCGATGTGGTTTGCAAATAGTTTGTTTACCAAGTCCCGCATTGACAAGAAGCTCGCTGACTGTCGCGTATCAAGCCCTGGCCCCACTAATGCAGCTGCCGGCAGGGCAGCTGCTACTGCCCAGAACAGGTAACGCTTTTATTTGTGTATAAATAGCTGCACGACTTGGTGCATCTTGTCATTGAGTTCTTGCTCCTCAGATAATTCTCATCAATTTACCGATACCCTCTCAGATCCCTGTGGAGCCAATTGTCTGACACTGAGCGAGTGAAGTTGGTACGCAATGCAGACCGGGTCTCTATAACAGTTTTTGTCGAGTGGCAGCTAAGGAGATCGTCGAAATCGTTGTCGTTAGTTATCTGAATCGATCCTCGATGCTATCTGTCGTGATGTCCTCGATTGTAAGTCTAAAAAATCGTTTGTTAATATCGGATCCAGACCATCACTCACTTAGGTCTACTGTACTTGTTGGGCAAAAAAGGTGGGTGGGCAGGAAAGGAGTGTCTACGACATGAACGAACCATTATGTAACGGTAGAGAACTCAGTCCCGGCAATGTCGTACCTCTATGCGTTCTCGTGCCGGTGGTATGATGCACCCAGCGCGGAGGTTAATTCAAGTTCAAGCCAATTTTCATGAGAATCGAATTACGGCGCTTCTAGCCCGTAacttgaattgaattgatgAAATGGTAAGTCAATATGACGTAAGGATGAACGAATGAATTTATTCCGCCTGGGACGACTAAAGTCTTAGGGCCAAACACGCTAGGCTATTTCTAGTCCTAAGCATTTCTGCTGGCGTCTCCCGGAAGCCCCAGGCTCTGAGCTGCTGGTTTGGTCTCGCCTCGCTTGACCTTATGTGACAGGCCTGCTCGAATGCCAGTAACTCCAAGGGTCCTATCCTTAGCAGCTAGAGCTTAGTCTGCTAAATTGAGGCTCTTTGGTGTTGGTATCGTCAGATTTGGCCGCGAAATATGGTTGAACAGTGAGTCATCCATTTTGGTTTGCATCGAGTCTCTTCGTGTCCAGGGAGTAAGTCAAGGTGCCCATCTAGGGCCATCCGATGCTGCCTTTCCCCCACAAAGAACGAGAAGTTTCCCATTATTTTTTGTCCGAGTTGTCCCATGCCATCTCGCTGCGCGTCACATTGCGTACACCGGAATAGAAAGAGTCCCATCATTTCGGCTGTTTGTCCACAGTTACACATCTCCGATTCTGCTGCTCTAATCCTGTCCAGGTAGTTATTTATTCTAGGCATCTCCGTGCGAAGCTAGGAGAGTATGTGTTTGCTTGATAACACTTTATTGATTTGCCCAGCGCTCATCATATgtcaactcaatcaatcaatcaccccaatcaaatcaatcaaatcgTCAAATTCTTCCTTCCAATCCAATCAAATCGCACATTTCTAAATTTGAAATAATTGACATATTACATATGCATCATGTGATCGTCTAATCTCGAGGCAAATCCAGATCTTCCCGAGCCATTACCCTACACTAGATAGTCGCAGATGGAAGTCTACTCGCAAATAGTGGGTGGATTAGCGGCAAAGCTAAGTATCTGCGATCGTGATCTAACACATGACCCCACCGCGCGTATGCAATGTGGAACACGTTTTCCAACAATGTCGCGCCATTAAAATAATCCCTTCTACACGTGGTTTTTATTCCATTTCACCAGTAGGATGTCGAACTCGCCACTCTCCCCGTCGCCAGCTGGCTTTCCGCCAACAACATTGACACCTTGCCCTGTACCTCCTTCTTCCGTCTTCTCACGATTGTCTCAGCCTAAAACGGTCGCCAAGTAGTTGGAAAAAGCAGCCGTTGGAGCTTTACCTCCTAAACCGACCATTGAGAATCTGCCCAAGATTACTTGGAAGAACCGTCGCTTCGTCCAGGAGGATTTGTTAGCTCGAAAAGGTGCAAAGGGCAGGAAGAGCTGGATTAGGTCGCACGGGACCTTCCTAGTCGGGCTGAACTATCATGATCTACCGATAGGTCACGTCTGGTGCTGCAATCGATGTGATATGAGAGGCGCAGCGGAGTTCTTTTCGGTGCAAGCCACGTCTTCCGCAGCGGACCATCTTCGAAAGTCTGTGCTTATCCCGTTCAATCTCATTGACAAGATATCCAGCAGCTGACAGACCTGTGTAGAGCTCACCGGTTCACACCAGCTAGCCAGTCTAGCGAGTCAAGTCCTGGTGATGAAGGTGTCATTGATATTTATTCTGGTGCAACACCGAAAAGGCGCCTGCTTGAACAGAGCGCCATACCAAGGGCGAAAATAAAAGCCATCCAAGAACTAAGCGTTGGGTTCGTCATTGATAGCGATGTGCCATTCACCATCTTCGAGCACAGCTTTCTTCGGAAGATCTTCAACCATTTCGACAAGTGGTTTAGTACTCCAGATGGCGTGGAGTGGTAGTTCTGTCACTAGAGAGATACATCAACTCTTTGAAGCAAAGCGGGATACCATCAAAGCAGAGCTCCGCAACGCTTTGACAGCGGTGCACATTAGCTTCGACCTCCGGACGTCACCGAATCGCTTTGCAACCATGGCTGTATTTGCGCACTTTATAGATCAACTGGGTCATCAGCAATCCCGTCTGCTGGCTCTGCGTCGTCAATTTGGTGCTCATAGCGGCGAGAACCTCGCCGGTTCTCTGATCGACATCGTCCACGAATGGGAGATTGAGGGGCGCGTTGGCTGTGCCATCTCTGATAACATGACGGCAAATGATACTTGCCTGTACTATATGTACCAGCGGCTTGATCCATCGATGAGACCGGTTGATATCAAATCCCGCCGATGCGATGCTATGGGCACACGCTCAATCTCGTCGCGCGTGCCTTCTGTTTGGCAAAGACGCCGAGTCATTCGAGCTGGAGTCTGACATCAACGGCATGCGCGGTCTTGTTGAGCAGGACCTGGATCATTGGCGCACGAAGGGACCCATTGGGAAGCTTCGCAACATTGTCAAGTTTATCCGTTCATCGCCGCAGCGGAGCGAACAGACAGCCATGGATGCCTATGGGAGGTATTGATAGGAATGGAATATCTGTTGGAGCATTTTGAGGACTGGAAGGTCTTCTATAGTGAGGTTACGGAGGAGACGATGGGAGAAACTCAAGTGGATGCTGCGGAGCGGATTGCAATGACATCAGCAAATTTCCGAGAGTCCAACGGTCGGCCAAGCCGCGTTCGCCGTCTCCCTGCCCgctttgaggaggatgaggtttACGTGCTACCACAGCGGAGTCAACCCCCGAGATTCGTAGAATCTGCCTTACCGCTGCATTCTCGGGCTGATTATTCTACGGCGGAGAAACGATCAGCGTCCGAGACGTCGCAAAAGAGCACATTACCAGCGGACCATCGAGCCTATATCCGGGCATCAATCAACAACGggtggaagaagctgaatgAGTATTATGAAAAGCTCGGACAATCTCCCTTGTTTGCGGCAGCAATCATTCTTCACCCGAGGTTCGGGATCAGCTGGTTAGAGGCGACTTGGGTGTCTGAGGAGCAACTCGCTTGGGTTCGTGATGCCAAGGCTGGAATCAAGGATTACTTCACCCGTTGGTACGGCGCGAACCAAGGACTGTGCGAGGAAACAACGAAGTACGACGCAGCGCCAAGGACGATAGGTCAAGAGGATGATCAGTACACTCAGTGTATTAATagcaagacaaagaaagcGTTTGCGACGGGTGGCAGTGTCAGCGAGCTCGAAAAGTATCTCCGTCTCGAGCCACAGGATACGCAGGATGCTATTGAATGGTGGAGAGACTACAGGGCCTCGTTTCCTTCACTGAGCAGCTTTGCCCTGGATGTCTTTGCTATTCCAGCGATGGCGAGCGATTGTGAGAGACAATTCAGCCTAGCGAAGCTGACGTTGATGTCAGAGGCTCTCGATGGGCGCAGATACATTGGAACATTTCAATGCCTGAAGAACTGGGTCAGGCAGGGCGGAGTAAGGTTAGGTAGTTGGGTGGGTAGCTGAGTGTTGGTGTACATGAGGGGATGACTTCGGGTAGGGGTCTCCACTCACGGAATTGAAAAGGgtatcaatcaaatcaaacaaatcaactttgagctcaagggctgtcaatcaaatcaacttcGGGGccaaagttgatttgattgacatatgatgagcgctggtggtggtgtcgCATTGAACAACGACGGCAGTTTCCACGCCTTAGCTGTATGGCCATCGATATACTCTCGATAAGCCCTCAGTCGGCAGGGCCAGAAAGGACCTTCTCAGGCGCTCGTAGGACCGCATCATGGGACCGGCTCTCGATGGCGTGCGAGCGGCTGCAGGAAGTTGAGTGTCTTGGCAATTGGATGCGGAATGGGCATATTGTGGGGACTCGGCTCGGTGGACTGGGGCTAGCATGTGATCCGGACATTGGTACTGATGATCTCTATATAGAAATGAGTGATGTTGAATAGCGTGGCGATTCTCTGCACTTCAATACCATAGATTCTTATCACCAACTTCCTATTTTGGGAAACTGGCGATGTGACATGATCATTATACGTGAGTTGActgatgagtttgagttAAAATTATGAGCGAATTATGGCTAGGCCGTATGTAACTCATATGAGTGAGTTAGAAGAGACGAAACTCATGAGTTAACTCAACGCCCAGGTATGCCTCAGACCCCTGGAAAAGGCTCATTAGGGCCCCTGATAGAGTCCACTGCTGCACATAACGTACGCTCTGGTGCTTTGCTTATACTTGAAATGATATTGCTTTCGAGTCAAGCTTTCTTCTGAAATCCACCTCGAAGTTGACGCCTGAGTTATCATCCCAATATTCCTGACCATTTACGATGTATCGCACATAAAAGAACAAAGGGCTCGAATCAAGCTCATCCGCATCAAAGAGGCTAATGCCAACAACAAACTTAACGTAATTTTGCACACTCCTAGAACTTGACGCGCGATAATACTTCGCTGGGGTTTCGGAGACCGTCTTCCAATAACCTCAC
This genomic interval from Fusarium oxysporum f. sp. lycopersici 4287 chromosome 3, whole genome shotgun sequence contains the following:
- a CDS encoding CMGC/CDK/CDC2 protein kinase, translating into MDNYQKLEKIGQGACGAIYKARDLANGGRIVALKKIRLEAEGEGVPSTSIREISLLKELQHPNILRLLNIVHADYHKLYLVFEFLDIDLKRYMETLPASDGGRGKVLPEGSSAYLMQLGMNDTVVRKFMYQLCAGVKYCHSHRILHRDLKPANLLIDKEGNLKLADFGLARAFGVPLRPYTHDVVTLWYRAPELLLGEKQYSTGVDMWSVGCIFAEMCTRKPLFPGDSEIDEIFKIFR
- a CDS encoding CMGC/CDK/CDC2 protein kinase, with protein sequence MDNYQKLEKIGQGACGAIYKARDLANGGRIVALKKIRLEAEGEGVPSTSIREISLLKELQHPNILRLLNIVHADYHKLYLVFEFLDIDLKRYMETLPASDGGRGKVLPEGSSAYLMQLGMNDTVVRKFMYQLCAGVKYCHSHRILHRDLKPANLLIDKEGNLKLADFGLARAFGVPLRPYTHDVVTLWYRAPELLLGEKQYSTGVDMWSVGCIFAEMCTRKPLFPGDSEIDEIFKIFRKLGTPTEDVWPGVTSYRDFKSSFPKWQRNYDQALCNNLNKAGLELLDMTLIYNPARRISAKQACNHPYFEDFLA